The following coding sequences lie in one Flavobacteriales bacterium genomic window:
- a CDS encoding NAD(P)H-hydrate dehydratase, with protein sequence MKILTSEQIKKADEFTMQNEPIKSIDLMERAAKQCFEWIKNKYSTKKTFAIFCGVGNNGGDGLVIARLLAEANYNVDVFVVEFSKNYSADFTINLERLKKAKVQFTTLTEDNYRFFIPPKTIVIDAIFGSGLNKPIEGFVAQIIHQLNNYKVVAVDIPSGLFGEDNQNNLPENIVRATYTLTFQQPKLAMMFPQNNIFCGEVIVLPIGLHPDFINAMESNYFFTTKQDVKEFLLPRKKYAHKGNFGHALLLAGSFGKMGAAVLSSKACLRTGVGLLTTHIPKCGMNILQTAIPEAICSVSDENDFITDLPNLENYNAIGVGPGIGTNKQTQNVLKLLIQNTKIPLVLDADALNILSENKTWLAFLPENSILTPHPKEFERLVGKWNNDEERLKFQVEFSIKNKVIVVLKGAHTSISMPNGKTYFNSSGNPGMATAGAGDVLTGIISSLLAQGYSPENASIMGVYLHGVAGDVAAENLGEEALIASDIIEHLPQAYGWLKI encoded by the coding sequence ATGAAGATTTTAACATCAGAACAAATAAAGAAGGCTGACGAGTTTACCATGCAAAACGAGCCAATTAAATCAATTGACTTAATGGAGCGTGCAGCTAAACAATGTTTTGAGTGGATTAAAAATAAATACAGCACTAAAAAAACATTTGCTATTTTTTGTGGTGTTGGAAACAATGGTGGAGATGGCTTGGTTATAGCACGTTTGTTAGCTGAAGCCAATTATAATGTCGATGTTTTTGTAGTAGAGTTTTCAAAAAATTATTCAGCCGATTTTACCATTAATTTGGAAAGATTAAAAAAAGCCAAAGTTCAATTTACCACATTAACTGAAGATAATTATCGTTTTTTTATTCCTCCTAAAACTATTGTAATTGATGCAATATTTGGTTCGGGTTTAAATAAGCCTATTGAAGGTTTTGTAGCACAAATTATTCATCAGTTAAACAATTACAAAGTTGTTGCTGTAGATATCCCGTCTGGTTTATTTGGAGAAGACAATCAAAATAATTTACCTGAAAATATAGTTCGAGCAACTTATACCTTGACTTTTCAGCAGCCTAAATTGGCGATGATGTTTCCTCAAAACAATATTTTTTGTGGAGAGGTCATCGTTTTACCAATCGGGTTACACCCCGATTTTATCAATGCAATGGAATCAAATTACTTTTTTACCACAAAACAAGATGTTAAAGAATTTTTACTTCCAAGAAAAAAATACGCTCACAAAGGAAATTTTGGTCATGCTTTGCTATTAGCAGGTAGTTTTGGTAAAATGGGTGCGGCAGTGTTGTCTTCAAAAGCTTGTTTGCGAACGGGAGTAGGGTTGTTAACCACTCATATTCCTAAATGTGGAATGAATATTTTGCAAACTGCTATACCCGAAGCCATTTGTTCTGTTAGTGATGAAAACGATTTTATAACTGATTTACCAAATTTAGAAAATTATAATGCAATAGGTGTAGGACCTGGAATTGGAACGAATAAACAAACACAAAATGTGTTAAAACTACTTATTCAAAACACAAAAATACCGTTGGTTTTAGATGCTGACGCTCTAAACATCTTATCAGAAAACAAAACATGGTTAGCTTTTTTACCTGAAAATAGCATTTTAACTCCTCACCCTAAAGAATTTGAGCGATTAGTTGGAAAATGGAATAATGATGAGGAACGATTAAAGTTTCAAGTAGAATTTTCGATTAAAAATAAAGTGATTGTGGTTTTAAAAGGTGCTCATACTTCTATATCAATGCCGAATGGCAAAACCTATTTCAATAGTTCGGGTAATCCAGGAATGGCAACAGCTGGAGCTGGAGATGTGTTGACTGGCATTATTTCTTCGTTGTTAGCCCAAGGGTATTCTCCAGAAAATGCATCAATAATGGGCGTTTATTTGCATGGAGTGGCTGGCGATGTAGCGGCTGAAAACTTAGGGGAAGAAGCATTAATTGCATCAGATATCATTGAGCATCTGCCTCAGGCTTACGGTTGGCTTAAAATTTAA
- the serS gene encoding serine--tRNA ligase gives MLQTAFIRENTALVIERLKKRNIDATATVNQIIELDDKRKKTQQELDNLLAESNQIAKQVGDLFKNGKTAEANVLKERTVQIKEQSAGLKEEQNTIAIDLQQLLYTLPNLPNEIVPNGKSAEDNETVYTNNEIPTLHKGALPHWELTKKYDIIDFELGVKISGAGFPVYKGKGAQLQRALIAFFLDEAIAAGYQEIMPPLMVNEASGYGTGQLPDKEGQMYYMPADDLYMIPTAEVPITNIYRDVILKESDFPIKNVGYTPCFRREAGSYGKDVRGLNRLHQFDKVEIVQIQHPDKSYQTLDDMVEHVKGLLNKLELPYRILRLCGGDMGFTSALTYDMEVFSAAQEKWLEVSSISNFETFQANRLKCRYKDADGKTQLVHTLNGSALALPRILASILENNQTEKGIKIPACLVPYTRFEYIN, from the coding sequence ATGTTACAAACAGCATTTATTAGAGAAAATACAGCCTTAGTTATTGAGCGTTTAAAAAAAAGAAACATCGACGCTACAGCAACGGTTAATCAAATTATTGAGTTAGACGATAAGCGAAAAAAAACTCAACAAGAGTTAGATAACCTTTTAGCCGAAAGTAACCAAATAGCCAAACAAGTTGGCGACTTGTTTAAAAACGGCAAAACAGCTGAAGCGAATGTTTTAAAAGAAAGAACTGTTCAAATCAAAGAACAATCTGCTGGATTAAAAGAAGAACAAAATACCATAGCAATTGACTTACAACAATTACTTTATACACTACCTAATTTACCTAACGAAATTGTTCCAAACGGTAAATCGGCAGAAGATAATGAAACTGTTTATACCAACAACGAAATACCAACTTTACACAAAGGTGCTTTACCACATTGGGAGCTAACCAAAAAATACGACATCATTGATTTTGAATTGGGAGTAAAAATTAGTGGTGCTGGGTTCCCTGTTTACAAAGGCAAAGGAGCTCAATTGCAACGTGCTTTAATTGCATTTTTTTTAGATGAAGCTATTGCAGCTGGATACCAAGAAATTATGCCCCCATTAATGGTTAATGAGGCTTCTGGTTATGGTACAGGTCAGCTACCAGACAAAGAAGGACAAATGTATTACATGCCTGCTGACGATTTGTACATGATACCAACAGCAGAAGTTCCTATCACCAACATTTACCGTGATGTAATTTTAAAAGAAAGTGATTTCCCCATAAAAAATGTAGGTTACACACCTTGTTTTAGACGTGAAGCGGGTTCTTACGGTAAAGATGTTCGTGGTTTAAACAGATTACATCAATTCGATAAAGTAGAAATTGTTCAAATTCAACACCCTGACAAATCTTACCAAACCTTAGACGATATGGTTGAACACGTAAAAGGTTTATTGAACAAACTAGAACTTCCTTACCGAATTTTGAGATTGTGTGGTGGTGATATGGGCTTTACTTCTGCCCTAACGTACGATATGGAAGTGTTTTCTGCGGCTCAAGAAAAATGGTTGGAAGTAAGCTCTATTTCTAACTTTGAAACATTTCAGGCAAACCGTTTAAAATGTAGATACAAAGATGCCGATGGTAAAACACAATTGGTACACACCTTAAACGGAAGTGCTTTAGCTTTACCCCGTATTTTGGCATCTATTTTGGAAAACAACCAAACCGAAAAAGGAATAAAAATTCCTGCTTGCTTGGTACCTTATACCCGATTTGAATACATCAATTAG
- a CDS encoding TonB-dependent receptor, which yields MNFKNLSVVILLLIITSNVFSQGTIRGFVYDEKSGEPVIFTNVYLKGTTIGAATDVNGFYSITKIPAGSYVLTVSSLGFDTAQVSVKITGNEVINQKLFIKEAMVQMETFQLSAEASEAKTEVKMSVSKVTPKEIQSMPSVGGDPDLAQYLQVLPGVTFTGDQGGQLYIRGGSPVQNKVLLDGMIIYNPFHSIGLFSVFDTDIMRNADVYTGGFSAQYGGRVSSIMDITTRDGNKKRMSGKLSASTFGGKVMLEGPIKKAKEVGGGSITYVLSGKHSYLEQSSSMYKSYFKGLSSENARGIDTTGLPYGFTDIYGKISFNGENGSKFNMFGFNFKDRVNFSDVSKIGWDSYGGGANFVLIPGSSKTLIEGVFAYSKYKIDMTEADGSPRTSDVGGFNGGMTFTSFSGDNEFKYGFDVLGLSTNYEFTNSVDLIIQQQQSTTELAGFMLFRWNIGKLVLEPSFRTQYYASLSEISPEPRLGMKYNITEWWRVKAAGGLYSQNLISANSDRDVVNLFYGFISGPDNLQNKFTNQDGSVEEITSKLQKANHAIFGFEFDINRSISLNTEGYYKGFTQLTNTNRNKIYPDNNDFSDKADELKKDYIRETGNAYGVDFSLKYTSTHLNIWAIYSLSKINRWDGILEYNPVFDRRHNVNLVTAYIFGKNLNWEFNARWNFGSGFPFTQTQGFYEGLSFNSIDQNPASANGTLEIAYAEFNKGRLPYYHRLDLTLKRTFVLGKNTELELSASVTNAYNRENIFYLNRVTGDKVYQLPLLPSFGMNFTF from the coding sequence ATGAACTTTAAAAATTTAAGTGTTGTTATACTTCTTTTAATAATAACTTCAAACGTTTTTTCACAAGGGACCATTCGTGGTTTTGTATATGATGAAAAATCGGGTGAGCCAGTTATTTTTACCAATGTATATTTAAAAGGTACAACCATTGGCGCTGCAACCGATGTAAATGGTTTTTATTCCATTACCAAAATACCAGCTGGTTCATACGTATTAACGGTGTCTTCATTAGGATTTGATACCGCACAAGTTTCAGTTAAAATTACTGGAAATGAAGTTATTAATCAAAAGCTTTTTATTAAAGAAGCAATGGTACAAATGGAAACTTTCCAATTATCAGCAGAAGCATCAGAAGCTAAAACAGAAGTAAAAATGTCTGTTTCTAAAGTTACTCCAAAAGAAATTCAATCGATGCCCTCAGTTGGAGGTGACCCAGATTTAGCTCAATACTTACAAGTTTTACCAGGGGTTACTTTTACTGGTGATCAAGGTGGTCAACTATACATAAGAGGTGGTTCCCCTGTTCAAAACAAGGTACTTTTAGATGGTATGATTATATACAACCCTTTTCACTCTATTGGTTTATTCTCTGTTTTTGATACCGATATTATGCGTAATGCAGATGTTTACACTGGCGGATTTAGTGCTCAATATGGAGGTAGAGTATCATCTATCATGGACATCACCACCCGAGATGGGAACAAAAAAAGAATGAGTGGTAAACTTTCTGCTAGTACATTTGGAGGTAAAGTAATGTTAGAAGGACCTATTAAAAAAGCTAAAGAAGTAGGTGGCGGAAGTATAACTTATGTTCTTTCAGGTAAACATTCATATCTTGAGCAATCATCATCAATGTACAAATCTTATTTTAAGGGATTAAGTTCAGAAAACGCTAGAGGAATTGACACAACAGGATTACCTTATGGCTTTACCGATATTTATGGTAAAATATCTTTTAATGGTGAAAATGGTAGTAAATTCAACATGTTTGGATTCAATTTTAAGGATCGTGTTAATTTCTCTGACGTATCTAAAATTGGTTGGGACTCATACGGTGGTGGTGCAAACTTTGTGTTAATTCCGGGTTCTTCTAAAACTTTAATTGAAGGTGTTTTTGCTTACTCTAAGTATAAAATTGACATGACAGAAGCTGATGGAAGTCCTAGAACAAGTGATGTTGGTGGCTTTAATGGAGGTATGACATTCACCTCTTTTTCTGGCGATAATGAGTTCAAATATGGTTTTGATGTTTTAGGATTAAGTACCAATTATGAATTTACTAATTCGGTAGATTTAATTATACAACAGCAACAAAGTACCACCGAATTAGCAGGTTTTATGTTGTTTAGATGGAATATTGGTAAACTGGTTTTAGAGCCTAGCTTCAGAACACAGTACTATGCTTCATTATCTGAAATATCACCTGAACCACGTTTAGGCATGAAATACAATATAACCGAATGGTGGAGGGTTAAAGCTGCAGGAGGTTTGTACTCTCAAAATTTAATTAGTGCGAATTCAGATAGAGATGTAGTGAATTTGTTCTATGGATTTATTTCAGGACCAGATAATTTACAAAACAAATTTACCAACCAAGATGGGAGTGTCGAAGAAATTACCTCAAAACTACAAAAAGCAAACCATGCTATTTTTGGATTTGAATTCGATATCAATCGTTCGATATCTTTAAACACTGAAGGGTATTATAAAGGGTTTACTCAATTAACCAACACCAATAGAAATAAAATTTACCCAGACAATAACGACTTTAGCGACAAAGCTGATGAACTTAAAAAAGATTACATTAGGGAAACAGGTAATGCCTACGGAGTTGACTTTAGTTTAAAATACACATCTACACATTTAAACATTTGGGCAATCTACTCCTTAAGTAAAATCAACCGTTGGGATGGAATCTTAGAGTACAATCCTGTTTTTGATAGAAGACACAATGTTAATTTAGTTACGGCTTATATTTTTGGAAAAAATTTAAACTGGGAGTTTAATGCTAGATGGAACTTTGGTTCAGGCTTCCCATTTACACAAACACAAGGATTTTATGAAGGTTTAAGCTTTAATTCTATTGACCAAAACCCTGCCTCTGCAAACGGAACTTTAGAAATTGCTTATGCTGAATTTAATAAAGGTAGGTTACCCTATTATCACCGTTTAGATTTAACCTTAAAAAGAACATTTGTTCTTGGCAAAAATACAGAGTTGGAACTTAGCGCAAGTGTTACGAATGCTTACAATAGAGAAAACATCTTTTATTTAAATAGAGTAACAGGAGATAAAGTTTATCAATTGCCATTGTTACCAAGTTTTGGTATGAACTTTACTTTTTAA
- the rpmA gene encoding 50S ribosomal protein L27, protein MAHKKGAGSSKNGRESESKRLGVKIFGGQAAIAGNIIVRQRGTKHNPGVNVGIGKDHTLFALVDGVVSFRKKKDNKSYVSVDPITEA, encoded by the coding sequence ATGGCACATAAGAAAGGAGCCGGTAGCTCGAAAAACGGTAGAGAATCAGAAAGTAAACGTTTAGGCGTTAAAATTTTTGGTGGTCAAGCTGCGATTGCTGGCAATATCATTGTACGTCAAAGAGGAACAAAACACAATCCAGGTGTAAATGTTGGTATTGGTAAAGACCACACTTTATTTGCTCTTGTTGATGGTGTTGTTTCTTTCCGTAAGAAAAAAGACAATAAATCATATGTTTCGGTTGATCCAATAACTGAAGCATAA
- a CDS encoding DUF2752 domain-containing protein, which yields MACPYKKYFNIDCMGCGMQRSFIELLKGNLVESFMLYPALLPIIAMILFLPLHLVFKFKHGASVLKYFFIFNISIVVISYIIKIFL from the coding sequence ATGGCTTGTCCTTACAAAAAGTATTTTAATATTGATTGTATGGGGTGCGGCATGCAACGTTCGTTTATTGAGTTACTAAAAGGAAATTTGGTAGAAAGTTTTATGTTATACCCTGCTTTATTACCTATTATTGCCATGATTTTGTTTTTGCCTTTGCACTTGGTTTTTAAATTCAAACATGGAGCAAGTGTGTTGAAGTACTTCTTTATTTTTAATATCAGCATTGTGGTAATTAGTTACATTATAAAAATATTTTTATGA
- the rplU gene encoding 50S ribosomal protein L21 encodes MYAIVEIAGQQFKVVKDQRLFVHRLQDKEGAKISFDKVLLIDNDGKINVGAPVVAGASVTAKVLEHLKGDKVLVFKKKRRKGYQKENGHRQYLTQIQIEGISEKGAAKKAEAKTETTEEAPVKKAATPKAEAPKAAAPKAKKVTKTEE; translated from the coding sequence ATGTACGCAATAGTTGAAATAGCAGGGCAACAATTTAAAGTTGTAAAAGACCAACGACTTTTTGTACACCGTTTACAAGACAAAGAAGGAGCTAAAATTAGCTTTGATAAAGTTCTTTTAATTGACAACGATGGCAAAATTAACGTAGGCGCCCCAGTTGTAGCAGGTGCTAGTGTAACCGCAAAGGTTCTAGAACACCTTAAAGGCGACAAAGTGCTTGTCTTTAAAAAGAAAAGAAGAAAAGGTTATCAAAAAGAAAATGGTCACCGTCAGTATTTAACTCAAATTCAAATTGAGGGAATATCTGAAAAAGGTGCCGCTAAAAAAGCTGAAGCTAAAACAGAAACAACTGAAGAAGCTCCAGTAAAAAAAGCAGCAACTCCGAAGGCTGAAGCGCCAAAGGCAGCAGCTCCAAAAGCTAAAAAAGTAACTAAAACAGAAGAATAA